The Vigna unguiculata cultivar IT97K-499-35 chromosome 11, ASM411807v1, whole genome shotgun sequence genomic sequence aaatgtttaatatgaggaaactttttagttttttagggATCTAAAGTTAGCAAAGATTACTTTTCTTgtttggttgattttttttttttttaaattaagtggAAAGGGTTCACAAGAGATAAAAACAGTTTATGAAAATATTGCTGTTATCAGCTTGAAAAATTAAGGTTAGGTTGAATAAACGTATTGACAAATACTTGTAAATCTAAGAAAATATGAGATCAAATGAATTAGATTTCTTTCGATATTAAACAATTAGATTATCAAGAAATTAAACGAAAATTTTCATAAtgtgatttatttattcttttttcccACGTGAATACTTATTGTATTAGAGTTAAGTACAAACAAGAAGTTTATAATTAGAGGCACTTTTTTTACCTTTAATTCTAAGAATTGTGTGAGAAATCTTATAACTGAATCCTCTCCAAAGAAGTTATAAGTAAGAAGACAATGAATGATTGTCTTCATTCTGGTGGACCAATTATATGCTCTTTCTCAATAATTTTCTAGCTATTGTTGAGTTTGAgcattaattaattgaaatatgaaTATGGCATAATATGACATGGTGGCTATAAATAGCAAGTTGATATCTTCCGACAGtcataaaaacaacaaacaaagaGGTTTTCTATAGTATCACACAATGAGGTCTTCTCTTGCTatgttttctcttctatttgCTTTCTTGGTATGTTCACCTTCTTTCacacttttttattattctcttgCTTTATATTCCACATCCTATTCACCAGTCTAAATCAAAGTGGCTAATCAACAATAAATCATTACTTCATCTTTTTCATACCATTGTTGcatgattaaaattttttaattcttttattttaaatatgtattatatatagaGAGATTTATCAGAATCATAGAATAAATATAACTATTCAAAAtcatatattcaaataatttggagtgaatgaattaaaacaagCGTGATAAAATATGAGGAAAATTTGGAATGCCAAAATGATTTGTTTACTGTGTTGAACTATGCAAACGTAGTCCAaggttatttttaacatatatgtCGTAAAATAGCAATATCTATTTATCTAATGTTTTCGCCATGTTTATAAAGTATagctttatttttgttcttaaaaaccTGATTTCATACTAATTAGTGACGTaagttaattatattaaattttattttcctcttaatattatttttagggttaagtatgtttttagtccccgaactttgactcaaaattggaatttgtcccTATCTGAAACTTCGATACATTTTGATAGTCTCCGAACTTTGACTCTAGCATTTATTCTTGTCTGAAACTTCCatatattttggtccctaaactttaaaaatgaaagaatatagttcttttaacccaattatgttaaGTTTTTTTGACGTGTCAAACACTTTTTATATTAGTATGGGAgttttttacattgtttgacacatcCTTGGTTCAATATCTACTGAGAAATATGTTCgacacttcaaaaaaaaaaagttaacgtaactgagttaaaaagactatattgattcatttttaaagtttagggaccaaaatatattaaagttttggacatgcacgaatttcaattttaagtcaaagttcaaagactaaaaacatacttaacctttatttttaacacatttccttaaaagaattacaaaatataaaagtgcaataattataagttaaacattaattaaaagtGCTGTTAAATAAAGTGCATTTCAAAAGTTATCTGCATTTGAGAGAAAAAGGGTGTgtgtttttattgtttatgaatGAGAGAAGATAAAGTATAAGAAAAATGTACAAGTCATGAtcgaattatataaattatattgtgATTCGATATATTGAGTTGGGGATTTACACAActttttgacaactttttttctctctaatggATAATTTGTGTGGAGAAGTTAAGTGGCACCATAGAAGCAAGGAAAGATCCTGAGGAGTATTGGAAAGAGATAATGAAAGACCAACAAATGCCAGAAGGACTTCAAGGCCTTCTTCCATTCCAATCTGAAAACAATCCCAAGACTCAAGAGCAACTTGTTAAAGATTCCAAGCATGAATGTGAAGACCCTCTTGATACAAATGTTGTTTCACAATATGGTGATTTTGAACTCAAATTAAGTGCTAAGAAGGATAATATTGAACCCAGACCAAGTGCTAGTAATTATGGTGATTTTGAACTCAAGTTAAGTGCTAGCAAGAAGGGTGATATTGAACCAAGACCAAGTGCTACTAACTATGGTGATTTTGAACTCAAGTTAAATGCTGGCAAGAAGGATGATATTGAACCAAGACCAAGTGCTACTAACTATGGTGATTTTGAACTCAAGTTAAGTGCTAGCAAGAAGGATGATATTGAACCAAGACCAAGTGCTACTAACTATGGTGATTTTGAACTCAAGTTAAGTGCTGGCAAGAAGGATGATATTGAACCAAGACCAAGTGCTACTAACTATGGTGATTTTGAACTCAAGTTAAGTGCTAGCAAGAAGGATGATATTGAACCAAGACCAAGTGCTACTAACTATGGTGATTTTGAACTCAAGTCAAGAGCTAGCAAGAAGGATGATATTGAACCAAAACCAAGTGCTACTAAGTATGGTGAATTTGAACCACGACCAAGTGCTACAAAGTATGACGATTTTTAACCAAGACAACGTACCAAAAAGTATAATGATTTTGAACTAAGACCAAATATTTCCAAGTATGATAATTAGCTCCTAAAATAAGaaagtcgattgaaaaatatcGCACTCTTATCTTTGTATCAAAAGATAAGGTTGTAGAAAAATGATTCCATGTTGCTTGTTtagagtaaaaatatattttaaatttgtaataaaaaaaattatgtttatcgTTGTGTCGGTGTAGATgttcaactttatttattttatttcaataatattattatttttaattaaatttcaagtttattataaattttggtatttttaatttaatttttgtgattaattaattattcaaaaaagttatattctttaattaagtcactatttttttctcttagatTGATAATGTGACTTTCACTTTCACTTGTTCAAAAATGTGAGATTATAATTATTGTGAATAATGTAAATCAACCGGAaacttttattgattaattgaAATATGTTGAATAATAAGACGTTGTTTGTAATTCCTCGACTATTacataaataattgttatttgattgaaatttataattattattttttaataagatttttttaagaacattaatcataacataattatatatatatatatatataatacctttgcataatatatcacaaaaACATTAGAGATGACAATGTGGGATGAGCCATGCGAACAAGATGGTCTGTAGCCCCGCAAGAAAAAGTGTGGATGGATTGAGTATTTTTATGCTTAGAATTTAAGTATGATAGAGTATATAATGAAGCATATGTTTTGAATGTattgtattgaaatttttttctaaaaaggaTTCATGAAACATGTTTTGTTATGGtgttagaaattattattattgttggaagtctcacatcgactagagttaaagtcaattcacaatatataaatgcatgcaaattttatcttataagccagttttgtgggattgagttaggcttaaagctcATTTCTTAAAATGGATTCAGAGTCATGTCTTTAAGCCTCTATCATAgcaaaatttattgtttgttagGTGTATTATTTCATTCGTTATCGTGTCGCTATCAAACCACCTATTAATATATATCTCAACACAAGGAAAgtttgttggaagtctcacatcgaagAGAGCTAAGGCTAATTCATAACATATAAGTGCGTGCAAACtttatcttataaatttttcagggttgagttaaacttaaGGTTCACATTTTAACAATTATTGTGATTATTGTGATTATTGTGATACTTGTGgttaagaaatatttttgcCTAAAAAAATGGGTCAATATAAAAGGGACTCATATTTGATGAAAATATCATTAGTGTTCGAATAACGAgttggaaagaaaaaatattttacaattaaaatgagAATAAGTAAGCAACAACTATGGATTCTTGACCCTTTAGgtttaacatcttttaatgtgtttacattttttaattattggttGGGTTGGGATTTGTTTCTCTAATGTGTGCATATGAAAAACTCCTTAACTTATGGTATGTCCATCTAAGCTAAGTGTGTGAATAATTGTCATTCACTTTTTTGGTTGGTATATATTTATTGGTCACGTCCTTATTTCTTTGAAGAGTGAATCTACCACcttgagtttttaaatttgagtttGAATATAAGATTATGCTCCTTACAAGTTTTGATCTTAGTTGACTTCATATATTATTGAAAAGATTTAGGTTTCCTCGACACAAGCTACTATTCTTGACATCGATAATAGTAGCATTATTCAACCTATTACCAATCTTGTGTTCATGACGAAGGTAACAAATACATTAAAGTTGATTTTCACCATATTCTTGAAGTCCAAAATGCATGTCTCATTAGTCTTTCTTGTGTAtccatttgtttttcatattattaatatatttattagaacTTTATCCTAATATTACCATATTTTTTGGTTGAATGGTaaattaaaaaggttaaaaggtgatttaataaaaagaaaattcaagttATATTTAGTCAATTGACAAGTTATGTTTAATGAATTGAAATGTctaaaagaaatttaacaataaatataatataaatgaatcaaaactaaataaatcataatattgCATAcgcttttttaattaattgataaaagttGTATGGATAGGAATTAATTGCCAGTATTAAactcattttcatatattttaatgtaattttcacatttctttttatttaaatatttcaaatatttttcaaaatgtttttttaagtttcGTAGAATATACTGATAAGTAGCATACTAGTGAGGAGTCAATTGTACTGTTAGTGAAAATTTATACGAGGACTAacgtattttttttctttaaataatgtaattatattattttaataaagatgtatgaattttgatagaaagtttagtatttttatggagaattttttaaagttttgagttATAAGAACTTAAATTTGATCTTATCATTATGATATATGATAATAAACTCCATAATTTATCACTTATTTTCACATCTTTGTTATAATTCTTTAAATTGAATATTAGAATATCTTCTATTTTCTCCCTCTTATTTTCTCACCAATTGATACTAAAGCTTCGAGTGatatttctttttgactttcaatttttattttggacTTATGCATATATAAGTCCTAAAGTTTACTTCTCGATTTAATggatatcataaatattttattaacgaGTTTCacatataaaaaggaaaagagaaattcgagaagagaaaaaataaataaaagaaggaCTAGAGGTATTAAGATAAATTGAAAAATCTTTGTTGAGTATTGaacaaattgaaagaaaaagtagtgaagaaaacaaaattaaagagaaagaggtgagagaaaaaaaaattaaaaaaatgatttaaaagaaaaagattaaagtGAGTGAGttctttgaaaaagaaaatgaagaaaaatagtttagagaaaaagaaattaaagaaaaagtatagAAGAATAAAGAGCATAAAAACTCtcacatttgattttctttttaaattctttatttcaatattatttatatatttactaatcctctaaattaactttaagatttttttctgTAAGCGAATATTTTTCGCTATTTCTCCTTGAAATTCATAGctttctcaataaaaaataatagtctCACCCTAGAAAACATCATAATCCACTTCAGATACATCTCaaccaaatttgttaaaaataacaacattttaaatttattatataaatatatatataataataatttactttaataattatcaactttgaactaattttccaattattaattattgattattagtTTAAGTTTCAACTAATTTTTAACAAACATAAGTTAAAAGTTTTTAAGAGAAATGTAAAACAATAGattcataaatataatacaacaaatttatcgaaatagaaTATCATGAGAAAAAGGGTACGTGATCATAAGTCTATCGAAACCACTGTTATATATGTAATTCACCGTCATCTTTCTAGCTAAAGTTGCCTAGTTTGCGTTGTTTATTCTTTTGTCAACGTTTATACTTAAGATttgacaattaaaaaatataaaaacagtGAAGAGTAAAGCTAGCTTTTGTTATATTGccacttaaataaaaaaagttacaatTGTTTAAGGACgcatcactaaaaaaaattctccAACAACAATTAAcaatatagttttaaaattattatttatttaactatagTTATAACTTTAAAGTTTCAACAATGAttctttaaaatgattattaggAAATTGTtgataaactaaaattagttgATATAGTCTATATGGTAAAAAATTGTACGtcctaaaaagaaaaatattaaatattaaaaattcgaaattaactttcataaattaaaattagcttACACATTTCAATTGttcctctatttttctctcattatgaaaaattatggaTAATCTTATCCAAATATCGTGTTATATG encodes the following:
- the LOC114170612 gene encoding organ-specific protein S2-like, coding for MRSSLAMFSLLFAFLLSGTIEARKDPEEYWKEIMKDQQMPEGLQGLLPFQSENNPKTQEQLVKDSKHECEDPLDTNVVSQYGDFELKLSAKKDNIEPRPSASNYGDFELKLSASKKGDIEPRPSATNYGDFELKLNAGKKDDIEPRPSATNYGDFELKLSASKKDDIEPRPSATNYGDFELKLSAGKKDDIEPRPSATNYGDFELKLSASKKDDIEPRPSATNYGDFELKSRASKKDDIEPKPSATKYGEFEPRPSATKYDDF